The Thunnus maccoyii chromosome 15, fThuMac1.1, whole genome shotgun sequence DNA segment ATGTGGTGGTGCTACAGTATTAGGAAATGATACTTAGAAAACTGTCTTTCCTCTTAATGTAAAactctgttgttttattttaatgttcaaCCTAACTGGAAATAAACATCCTTCGTCTTCTCTTAGTTGAGAGTTATTAAGTGTTTTAAAGTCTGAACACTTCTTGTCTTACATTTTAGGAAGATCATTACGATAACACATGCAAAATAAGTGcatacatttcttttcttttctttcttttatactAAAACATCTGGGAACTTCAATGTTTATGAAAGGAAATATtcaatttctgacatttaatcaaAGCATTCTTGGTTGATTGGGAACgacacagcagtgttttttgtgcaggtatttaaaagaaaacacaatccAACCAAATTGTACCCTGATGTTTGAAGCTATGACAATAATCGACAGtagagggggtgggggggggggggtatctGCCCCCAATTCAACCCATAATCAATCACTGAAAAGACTCCCACACACTCTTGAAATATCCTCCAGAACCCAATCATCATCTATCTCGAACATGAATCCCAATATCAAACTGTTCACTGAGATGTAATTGAGCAATAAACAAGAATGAGTCATCCTCATTAGATTCCCTTGTCAATACTCAGAAGTGAGGAAAACAGTGTTTCTCATCATTAGAAACAATGCTGATAGAAGTTTTCAAGGACAACTGCCCCTAAAACCACAATTAGCACAGAGCTCCGTCTCTTCTGCATGCAATGTTCCTGCGATAATTGGCTCAGTGGCCTAAAGTCAGCATTACACAAGAGAGAGGTGAAAGGCAATTTTCCCGTGCTTGACACACTTAAACATTCACATAAAGAGCTAAATATACATGATGCTATTCACTGTGGTTTGTCTTTACACCGATTCCAGCCACAAAAATGTCTGGTCAGGAGAAAATATTACAGCAAAATATAAGACAGATATGTTGGATTTAAAATGTCAAGAAGGAAATTTCTCTCATAGAAGCTCAAATACTCAACACAAAACGCGTAATCCCAATATGATTTAAGCATTTTCTCAACCTGCATCACCTTACTTTGACAGGAAAAATGCTGTTAATCTCAGCAAACTGTTGTGTAATCCCTCATACCATGTCCTAATTTCATTTAACTGCTTACATATACTGCACATTGATCCTTGTTGCACCTTTTTGTAAGGTTGCTCTTTGATTGTCACAACCTTATATTTACCATTGAAATGGAAATTTCTATATGCTGTCCCCCCTCTGAATGCACCTGAATACATTAAATCACAGTCCCATTCATTAGTTCACCGTCTTTCAGGGTCCCTGGGTGTTTTTTCACAAATGATGGAGGACGCTTTCTTCAAACACGCTAAAGACCTTTTGCATAATTCAAAGCTGCCGCAATGTTGAGCAAGAGAGACCTCTGCTGCTCTACCGTTGTGCTGCAAAGGAACTGTTTTAAACATGTTCTGGTAAACTGCCTGAGAATGACCCACAATGTTCCAGAATGAGCCACAGTGTTCCGGAATGAGCCACAGTGTTCCGGAATGAGCCTAAGTGTTCCGGAATGAGCCTCAGTGTTCCGGAATGAGCCTCAGTGTTCTAGAATGGTTCACAATTAGTCAAAATGACCCTCAGTGTTCTGGAATGGTGCACAATTAGTTAAAATGAGCGTTGGTGTTGTAGAATGGTTCACAATTAGTCAAAATGAGCCTCGTTTGAGAATGAATTACATTCCACAGTCAATTAGAAAATTCCAAACTGTTTTAATTACCATATACATCAAAACTTCTTTCCTTTACATTGTGTGAAGAATTGTGGCACAGGAAACATGATCTATaactttgtatttgttttatactgCAGGCCAGTGGAAAATAATTCATGTGCAAAATGCAAATCAACTTTATTCAGGCTCAAGAATTACATTCACAACACTGATCGATACAGATGTAGGTTACAGCATCACTAAACAAGAACTGAGCCTACATGATACTGCACAATTTGAATGAAGTATatgattgttcttttttttttttttttcaaaatacacaacatgaaAAGAGTGCACATacaaaggataaaataaaagcagctttTCAAAGAAGCCTTCGATGATTTGTGTCCGCGGACTTTTTTAAAGTCACCGTGTGATTCATTGTCCAAGCATGTAGTTTCACATTTGTGTTTAACTTCTGCTAAAACTCTCACTCGCCTCCTCTTTAAAAACATGACTACCGGTGTCCAAATTTTGTGGCTGAGTTCTTAACTCATCCACAATCCCAGACACGCTCCCCAGCAGGCCACCCATCCCATCCGCCATCTCCCCATGAAAATACACCTCCTCCACTTTCACCTGTCCTCCCATTGCGAGAAAAGCCTCCCCTTCATCAAATCCATAATTGCAGCTGTCATCGATATCCGCTGCTGCTGTGGTCGTTTGGTTGTTGTTAGCCGAGGAGCTGGAGGCGAGTCTCTCACATTTGGCCTGATGTCTCAGGAAGCTGTCTCTCCAAATGACTTTCTTCCCACACAAGCCGCACTCGTAGGGCCGCAGCCCTCCGTGCGTCTTAAGGTGCTTGGTTAGATGGTGCTTCATCTTGAAGGACTTTGTGCAAACGGGGCAGCAAAAAGGCCGCAGATTGAGGTGCTGCATCTTCACGTGTCGGTCACGCATACTCTTCAGGGTGTAGGCTTTGCCGCAGTGGCAGAAGTGGACTTTGCCCGTGTACGGAGCGCCAGCAAGGGAGACggaggatgatgaagatggGGTTGGGGGTGAAGGTGGTGGCGGGAATGCAGCGGAGGAGGGGGACAAATGGCGGCTGGAGGTGGGTGTCAATGAGCCTCCCTGTTCCACGCTGGTGGAGGGCCAGCTCACCTCCGAGCCTGCCATGGTGAAGTCAGGAGACACAGGCACTAAAGGCCTCTGGGAAACCTGTCCTGTGCCATCTTCGATCTCATCATACGTGTCTCTGCTAAAGGTCCCTTCTGTGAAACATTCAAAGTCCAcattctcttcctcctcatcttcatcctcgTCTTTACTGCAGCTGGCAGCCTCGCCCTCCTGAGGTCTCTGCTCTTGTTGAGACCAGGGACCCGTCTGCCACTGCAGCCGGGCTGAAACCGAGCAGGACGGGCCCGGAACTCCTTCATTTTTTTGGCACGCATGAACGTTGGGCAGGTCAGAGGAGGGAACACCTCCTACCAAATCTCTTTGCACCTTTTCCTTGAGCTCCTCCACACTCTCCTTCCCCGCGGCATGTCGGGCTTCCACGTTCTCATTTGAAATTGGGTGGAAGTCTGCtggagaaatgaaaaacaaaatcacatgtAGATAGCCagtgtttattcatttacactATGCACAGagccaaacaaaacatttaacatttgagatcTGTGGCTTTTTTtagtaaatgaaaagaaaacaagtttttctaTTACCATGTTTATGCCAGAATTCAtaattacagaaagaaaacaagtaGAATTTACTGCCATTTAATTACAgagatttgttgtttgtgtttaaagtAAAATGAGGCTTTCATATCTTACCACAGTGTCCCATTTGTGCAAAGCCTTGCTTCTTCTCCTCCGCCTCTTCTCCTACTCCCTCATCTGCCTCGatctctcttttctcattcttcctcttctctaGTGTCTCATCACTCTCCCCGCTATCTCTATTTTTATCAGGCAGTCTATCAGCGCTCAGCGGCACTCCCCGCTGTTGAAACCTGGCTTTCTGCTTTAATGCCTCACCACTAGGGAACCCCCCATGGTGCCGGCTATTGTGGCCAGGTCCATCATGACCAAAGTGGCTGGTTTTGGCTTGGCTTGATACCCATGCCTCTTCACAGCTGGTGTAATCATTCTCCGCATAGCCAGGGAGGGCGTCCAGTTTAGAGTCCGTTAAGTGCTGGCCTGATGAGGGCCGTGGACGCCCCCATCTAGGAAACTGCTGCGGGCGTCTCCATGTAGCTAAGGGAGGCAAGGCGTCAggcttcctctccttctttcttcccTCTCGTTCCAGATATAAGCAGTCGGTGCTGCTTGGGGACTGCTGTCGAGATGCGGTGCCAGGATGAGCTGCAGCGGCCTCTCCTGGGGTGACTTCTGCTGAGGGCCGGGACCTCTTCAGGATCTCGGTGCATTTGTCCACGATGTGCCACATCTGGAGGAAACTGGCCACGGTGACATAGTTGACAATGTCATCGTGCACAATGCTCAGCTGGCCTGTGTAGGCTGAACTCAGGACACTCTCGAAGGCCACTGGGTCCATAACTGAGGGCAGGGAAACCGTTGTAACGTTCTTCAGTAACACCTGTTGACAGATGGGAATAAAGACAAAGTTTTAGGCATCTGGATCATTGACTTTAGATAATATGGACGacgtgtctccacttcctgccactatgcaaaagtgaagccaaaatatctcatttccaggagctgccatcttgcttgtgtgacgtcatttgcaGCCACagtctgcgcagtagagtcGGGCGGCGGGATGACAGCCTGCACAACACACCCCCTCAGCCGTCCCGCCGCCTGATAGtggtttgagagcggctgtcagagctgtcaatcatgatgtcactAACCCTTATTATATCGTGAAACAACTAATTACAAACAGACTCATCAGAAgaatgagcacttggacaaacatcagcatgataagaacaacctaaaatgacagaaaccatctttgggatAAAAATTTATTTGGTGTGTATTTTGATTTTTCAGTTTGGctgattttttagtttttttagtttggctcatgtctatactgcagccagccaccagggggtgatagagatgttttggcttcacttttgggaaGCTGTCAgacatccatatttatatacagtccatAATCTGGATGGGAATGTAGGGAGACTGAAGTGGCCAAAACAACAGTACTTTATAGTAACTGAATGAATCTGTATTGCACACTGATACAGCCTGGCCTACCTGGTCATGGAAGTAAGGTGAGGACGCAGCGAGCACACAGCGATGAGCCCTGAACACTTGACCTTGCACCTGGATGGAGAGGTCGCACAGCCTGCCCTCCTCCCGCTGCCGGTTCAGGTTGTCCAAAACGGCGGCACGGGCGGCAggaaaacacacctgcacagtCAAACCAGCTGGAGTCGAAGAGGCATTGCAGGTCGGATCCATGGTCACGCAAAACTAGAGAGAAGATCAGTTATTAATAATAAGcgcaaaatcaaacattttgcttttgttgAAGAGAAGGGTGGATTAACTTGAGGAACTTGACGTCTATGTATAGTATTTGTTGATGATGGTTGCACTTTGCTTTTAATCAacacagaaatgtacaatgcaAGTAGGAGAACGTACGTATATCATCGTCAAAACAGTGTAAAGATATTTAAATTAGGATAAACTAATTCTCAAAAGACTTTCTTTGATTTCAACATCCTCAGTTCAGATGAATACACTctaaattcatttaaaagagAGGAAATTTAAGGGCCAATGTTCCTCCATTTACATACATGAACATAATATTTTTTCGGCACTTAGAGCTAAAataattagtcgattaatcgattagttgatcaacagaaagttaatcTGAAACCATATTCATCTTGGTTCTTCTTATGTGATGTTAAATTGAATCTCTGCCAGTTTTGAACTGTTGTTTGAgcaaaaaagcaatttgaagatgtcaaaCTGTATCaggctctggaaaaaaaaactttacttATAATAATTTCCTCTAAAAAGTCGCCCACCAACActacaaaacataaatattcagttttctatcaaATAAGctaaagaaaagcaggaaatcctcACAAATGAGGACCTGAAAGTAGGGAATGTTCTCTTTTTGAAAACTGACCATCAATTAGTTTTTGACAATCACTTCATTTGATGATTACTTatttgtcaatcaactaatcgactTGTGGTTAGAGCTTTACAGTGTCAGATAAATCTAAAGtaggcagtggtggaagaagtattcagatcctttacttaagtaagagtaccaatacagcaatgtaaaaatactccattacaagtaaaagtcctgcagaaaaaaactatttaagtaaaagtacataagtattagcggcaaaatgtattttaggtATTAATGTTAAAGTACTCCTTGTCCCCCTGACTGatatactattatatatgacatcattagattattaatactgaagcatcagtgttagagcagcatgttactgttgtagctgctggaggtggagctagtttcaactactttatatacagttagctagtttagtccagtggttcccaacctaggggtcaagcccctccaaagggtcaccagataaatctgaggggtcgtgagatcattgatgggagaggaaagaagaaaaatcaaagttctgatacacaaatctgtttcagtttttgaagtttttctctaaactttgatttttggtgaaatattcgaacatttactgaaatgaaaccatgtgagaagtttagaggagGAAGTCACTATttgatggagctgttaacaactcatagacatttgaaatgtgaccccgactacacactgctttttgtaagacgtcaaaagccaaaaaggttaacaattgtattttaaaagcttgttttagtatcc contains these protein-coding regions:
- the zbtb22a gene encoding uncharacterized protein zbtb22a isoform X1 — encoded protein: MDPTCNASSTPAGLTVQVCFPAARAAVLDNLNRQREEGRLCDLSIQVQGQVFRAHRCVLAASSPYFHDQVLLKNVTTVSLPSVMDPVAFESVLSSAYTGQLSIVHDDIVNYVTVASFLQMWHIVDKCTEILKRSRPSAEVTPGEAAAAHPGTASRQQSPSSTDCLYLEREGRKKERKPDALPPLATWRRPQQFPRWGRPRPSSGQHLTDSKLDALPGYAENDYTSCEEAWVSSQAKTSHFGHDGPGHNSRHHGGFPSGEALKQKARFQQRGVPLSADRLPDKNRDSGESDETLEKRKNEKREIEADEGVGEEAEEKKQGFAQMGHCADFHPISNENVEARHAAGKESVEELKEKVQRDLVGGVPSSDLPNVHACQKNEGVPGPSCSVSARLQWQTGPWSQQEQRPQEGEAASCSKDEDEDEEEENVDFECFTEGTFSRDTYDEIEDGTGQVSQRPLVPVSPDFTMAGSEVSWPSTSVEQGGSLTPTSSRHLSPSSAAFPPPPSPPTPSSSSSVSLAGAPYTGKVHFCHCGKAYTLKSMRDRHVKMQHLNLRPFCCPVCTKSFKMKHHLTKHLKTHGGLRPYECGLCGKKVIWRDSFLRHQAKCERLASSSSANNNQTTTAAADIDDSCNYGFDEGEAFLAMGGQVKVEEVYFHGEMADGMGGLLGSVSGIVDELRTQPQNLDTGSHVFKEEASESFSRS
- the zbtb22a gene encoding uncharacterized protein zbtb22a isoform X2, translating into MDPTCNASSTPAGLTVQVCFPAARAAVLDNLNRQREEGRLCDLSIQVQGQVFRAHRCVLAASSPYFHDQVLLKNVTTVSLPSVMDPVAFESVLSSAYTGQLSIVHDDIVNYVTVASFLQMWHIVDKCTEILKRSRPSAEVTPGEAAAAHPGTASRQQSPSSTDCLYLEREGRKKERKPDALPPLATWRRPQQFPRWGRPRPSSGQHLTDSKLDALPGYAENDYTSCEEAWVSSQAKTSHFGHDGPGHNSRHHGGFPSGEALKQKARFQQRGVPLSADRLPDKNRDSGESDETLEKRKNEKREIEADEGVGEEAEEKKQGFAQMGHCDFHPISNENVEARHAAGKESVEELKEKVQRDLVGGVPSSDLPNVHACQKNEGVPGPSCSVSARLQWQTGPWSQQEQRPQEGEAASCSKDEDEDEEEENVDFECFTEGTFSRDTYDEIEDGTGQVSQRPLVPVSPDFTMAGSEVSWPSTSVEQGGSLTPTSSRHLSPSSAAFPPPPSPPTPSSSSSVSLAGAPYTGKVHFCHCGKAYTLKSMRDRHVKMQHLNLRPFCCPVCTKSFKMKHHLTKHLKTHGGLRPYECGLCGKKVIWRDSFLRHQAKCERLASSSSANNNQTTTAAADIDDSCNYGFDEGEAFLAMGGQVKVEEVYFHGEMADGMGGLLGSVSGIVDELRTQPQNLDTGSHVFKEEASESFSRS